Proteins encoded by one window of Cytobacillus sp. IB215665:
- a CDS encoding DUF2564 family protein, with protein MTKEENEVYTGYNDIQDLNMSIQSAQKIVGRATMSMDEEQLEGATQAVSEARAKLVDANANSTGFDNEFLQQSEKLLSQCEEQLNEAKQ; from the coding sequence TTGACTAAAGAAGAAAATGAAGTATACACAGGTTATAATGATATTCAAGATCTTAACATGTCAATTCAAAGTGCACAAAAAATAGTAGGACGTGCCACAATGAGTATGGATGAAGAACAACTAGAGGGAGCTACTCAGGCTGTTTCAGAAGCACGTGCTAAGCTTGTAGATGCAAATGCAAACTCAACTGGTTTTGATAATGAATTTTTACAACAGTCAGAGAAATTATTATCACAATGTGAAGAGCAGCTCAATGAAGCAAAGCAGTAA
- the sspL gene encoding small, acid-soluble spore protein L: MEVKLLTKQSKTRGRVSSGVNPQGYGQESAANNSPKSKLENAAKMKNTK, translated from the coding sequence ATGGAGGTGAAGTTGTTGACTAAACAAAGTAAAACGAGAGGGCGAGTTAGTTCAGGAGTAAATCCACAAGGTTATGGACAAGAATCAGCAGCAAACAATTCTCCAAAAAGCAAACTAGAGAATGCTGCAAAGATGAAAAACACAAAATAA
- a CDS encoding YpbS family protein, which yields MSEVHKAITSHSQSQHRHIQIFVQLDNQREALIDEALELCKANQPYSVDGINEVTTQINALASKGVSPTRKYVTNTMVKEYAQKLGFK from the coding sequence ATGTCAGAAGTACACAAAGCAATTACGAGTCATTCACAAAGTCAGCATCGCCATATTCAGATTTTTGTACAATTAGACAATCAAAGAGAAGCTTTAATTGATGAGGCTCTTGAATTGTGTAAAGCGAATCAACCTTATTCTGTTGATGGCATTAACGAAGTAACTACTCAAATAAATGCACTTGCCAGTAAAGGAGTCAGTCCTACGAGGAAATATGTTACTAACACGATGGTGAAAGAGTATGCACAAAAGCTCGGTTTTAAATAA
- a CDS encoding dynamin family protein, whose amino-acid sequence MGQTGVKKYTTQNVTSGLFDIYHKINDEGDSQTALKIVQLMKKLQSEEFTIGFCGHFSAGKSSMINELIGEQLLPTSPIPTSANLVKVKRGNKYARVYFHSGEVVQYEGPYNYELVKSLCKDGDSVASIELSVETTSIPIGVSIMDTPGIDSTDDAHRLATESALHIADTIFFVMDYNHVQSEENFLFAKELKDRGKEVYLIINQIDKHQEQEVSFFDFANGVKKSFFNWKVEADGIFYTSLKKKDHPLNELASVKKLLQEKINDKDSLLVTTSLLAAENLLNEHLQYYVNKTLDQQNMFEKTLSQLPANEREELLTSINNVQLEIDEKQQALESAELNCKKDIQAILDNAYLMPYSTREHARAFIEAGQADFKIGIFGSKKKIAKEREDRLGVLFEDIKDKISSQLEWHIKDYFLEFCKKQAIGEDELTRDIQTFSITLEPSMLENVLKQGARLTGDYVLTYTNDVVQMIKRMCRDDTNEIISNIIFELKKHTSTQIDMLQNILKQQNNLMEAKSGLDQLVSMEERHRTSLNNLLHRKNELPQDNEELKALLEEQIVFTSMEDTNQNSEVTDSQVIQSSLDNTNLTLRNNRNQGDRVNETIKYLNHVCNQISATTGFATVAKELREKSERLKNRNFTVALFGAFSAGKSSFANALLGDKVLPVSPNPTTATINKIIPPSEEFPHGTVKVKLKTRQQIFEDVQQSLKIFNLKANNLEDAIKLLKQGTYRQQVIDSRDQSHYSFLHAVCSGYDTMFKNLGSIITTSLAAFSDYVSVEEKACFVEWIELAFDSELTSQGISLVDTPGADSVNARHTDVAFDYIKNADAILFVTYYNHAFSKADREFIIQLGRVKDTFSMDKMFFVVNASDLAHSEEELGSVMNFVDEQLVSYGIRDPRLYPLSSHKALTSKQKGSNDNGSEMKDYSGILRFERDFKTFIIEELAEITISSAYTDIEKVKNMLDDYIKTATTSNEEKNSKLLAATDERESIRSIISTYQIDNQRRSIDQEIKELVYYIQQRNFLRFSDLFKESFNPSTLREDGNNIQVKLEGALEELLSAISFDLEQEIRATSLRVEAFLRKQVAEILEDINTRVAGINDHLQFNINSEFEFPTPAFHYPFIRDQINKNKVIGMYKNAKTFFEKNGKQKMSDEIVKQLEGTIPSFLETMKTQVTSHYQYNFEQYVQASLQKLLNENEDYYEGIILALSDNVDVFLLQEIRQSIVSNMDI is encoded by the coding sequence ATGGGGCAAACAGGGGTTAAGAAGTACACAACTCAAAATGTTACGAGCGGATTGTTCGATATTTATCATAAAATTAATGATGAAGGTGATAGCCAAACCGCGTTGAAAATTGTGCAATTAATGAAAAAACTTCAAAGTGAGGAATTTACCATAGGTTTTTGTGGCCATTTCTCGGCAGGGAAGTCAAGTATGATCAATGAATTAATAGGTGAACAGCTATTGCCTACTAGTCCAATTCCCACAAGTGCCAACCTTGTTAAAGTAAAGAGGGGAAACAAGTATGCACGGGTTTACTTTCATAGTGGTGAAGTGGTGCAATATGAAGGTCCGTATAATTATGAACTTGTAAAATCTCTTTGTAAGGACGGTGATTCAGTCGCATCTATTGAACTTAGTGTTGAAACAACTTCTATTCCAATAGGGGTATCAATTATGGATACTCCTGGGATCGACTCAACTGATGATGCGCATCGTTTGGCGACTGAATCAGCTCTTCACATCGCAGATACGATATTTTTTGTAATGGATTATAACCATGTACAATCAGAAGAAAATTTTTTGTTTGCAAAGGAATTAAAGGATCGTGGAAAAGAAGTATATTTAATCATTAATCAAATTGATAAACACCAGGAACAGGAAGTTAGTTTTTTTGATTTTGCAAACGGTGTAAAAAAATCTTTTTTTAATTGGAAAGTTGAAGCAGATGGTATATTTTACACGTCTTTAAAGAAAAAGGATCATCCATTAAATGAACTAGCTAGCGTCAAGAAGTTGTTACAGGAAAAAATCAACGATAAGGATAGCCTCCTCGTAACAACTAGTTTATTAGCGGCTGAAAATTTACTAAATGAACATTTGCAATATTATGTAAACAAAACATTAGATCAGCAAAATATGTTTGAAAAAACTCTTTCTCAGTTACCTGCAAATGAACGAGAAGAACTTCTAACAAGCATAAATAATGTACAACTAGAAATCGATGAGAAACAACAAGCATTGGAAAGTGCAGAGCTAAATTGCAAAAAAGACATACAGGCTATTTTAGATAATGCATATCTTATGCCATATTCTACTAGAGAACATGCAAGAGCATTTATTGAAGCTGGTCAAGCTGATTTCAAAATAGGTATATTCGGCTCCAAAAAGAAAATTGCAAAAGAACGGGAAGATCGCTTAGGTGTACTGTTTGAAGATATAAAGGATAAGATTTCTTCACAACTGGAATGGCATATTAAAGATTATTTTTTAGAATTTTGTAAAAAACAGGCTATTGGGGAAGATGAATTGACGAGAGACATTCAAACTTTCTCCATTACACTCGAACCTTCTATGTTGGAAAACGTATTAAAACAAGGAGCAAGATTAACGGGTGATTATGTCCTGACATATACGAATGATGTAGTTCAAATGATTAAGAGAATGTGCCGCGATGACACAAATGAAATTATTAGTAACATAATCTTTGAGTTGAAAAAGCATACAAGTACACAAATTGATATGTTACAAAATATTCTTAAGCAGCAGAACAATTTGATGGAGGCTAAATCAGGGCTTGATCAATTGGTATCGATGGAAGAGAGACATAGAACATCTCTAAATAATCTTCTTCATAGAAAAAATGAACTGCCTCAGGATAATGAAGAGTTGAAAGCTTTATTGGAAGAACAAATTGTCTTTACTTCAATGGAAGATACAAATCAAAATAGTGAAGTAACTGATAGCCAAGTGATTCAAAGCAGTTTAGATAATACAAACTTGACGCTACGTAATAATCGTAATCAAGGGGATCGCGTTAACGAAACGATTAAATACTTAAACCACGTTTGTAATCAAATTTCAGCAACAACTGGGTTTGCAACAGTTGCTAAGGAGCTACGTGAAAAATCTGAAAGGCTTAAAAATAGAAACTTTACAGTCGCATTATTTGGAGCTTTCAGCGCAGGAAAATCATCATTTGCAAATGCTCTCTTAGGAGACAAGGTATTACCAGTTTCACCAAATCCTACAACAGCAACGATTAACAAAATTATCCCACCATCGGAGGAATTTCCACACGGGACGGTAAAAGTTAAATTAAAGACACGGCAACAAATTTTTGAAGATGTCCAACAGTCATTAAAAATATTTAATTTGAAAGCTAACAATTTGGAAGATGCGATTAAGTTATTAAAGCAAGGTACATATCGCCAGCAAGTTATTGATAGTAGAGATCAATCACATTATTCATTTCTTCATGCAGTTTGTAGTGGATATGATACAATGTTCAAAAATTTAGGCTCTATCATCACGACTAGCCTTGCTGCCTTTTCCGACTATGTTTCTGTGGAAGAAAAGGCGTGCTTCGTTGAATGGATTGAGCTTGCCTTTGATAGTGAGTTAACAAGTCAAGGTATATCATTGGTAGATACACCAGGCGCTGACTCAGTTAATGCTCGACATACAGATGTAGCCTTCGATTATATTAAAAATGCAGATGCTATTCTATTTGTCACTTACTATAACCATGCATTTTCCAAAGCAGATAGAGAATTTATAATTCAACTTGGAAGAGTGAAAGATACTTTTAGTATGGATAAAATGTTCTTCGTAGTTAACGCATCAGATTTGGCACATTCAGAAGAGGAACTCGGTTCAGTTATGAACTTTGTAGACGAGCAACTTGTCTCTTACGGTATAAGAGACCCACGTCTATATCCACTCTCTAGTCATAAGGCGCTAACATCAAAACAAAAAGGATCTAATGATAATGGTAGTGAGATGAAAGATTATTCAGGAATCTTACGTTTTGAACGGGATTTTAAAACATTTATCATAGAAGAACTAGCAGAGATAACTATAAGCTCTGCTTACACGGATATAGAGAAAGTAAAAAATATGTTAGATGATTATATCAAAACAGCAACTACAAGTAATGAAGAAAAAAATAGCAAGCTGTTGGCAGCAACAGATGAACGAGAAAGCATTCGATCTATTATTAGCACTTACCAGATCGACAATCAAAGGCGGTCAATTGATCAAGAAATAAAAGAATTAGTCTATTATATTCAACAACGGAATTTTTTACGTTTTTCAGACTTATTTAAAGAAAGTTTTAACCCTTCGACCTTACGTGAAGATGGTAATAATATTCAAGTGAAATTGGAAGGTGCATTAGAGGAATTACTGTCAGCAATATCGTTCGATTTAGAGCAGGAAATACGGGCAACTAGTCTACGTGTTGAAGCATTTTTACGAAAACAAGTTGCTGAAATATTAGAGGATATAAATACTCGTGTTGCGGGAATAAACGATCATTTACAATTTAATATAAATAGTGAGTTTGAGTTTCCTACACCAGCTTTTCACTATCCTTTTATTAGAGATCAAATCAACAAAAATAAAGTAATAGGGATGTATAAAAACGCAAAGACATTCTTCGAAAAAAATGGCAAACAAAAAATGAGTGATGAAATAGTTAAGCAATTAGAGGGGACTATACCTAGCTTTTTAGAAACTATGAAAACTCAAGTGACAAGCCATTACCAGTATAATTTCGAACAGTATGTACAAGCATCTCTACAAAAGTTATTAAACGAAAATGAAGATTATTATGAAGGAATAATTCTTGCATTATCAGATAATGTAGATGTATTCTTGTTACAGGAAATACGCCAATCTATAGTGAGTAATATGGATATTTAG
- a CDS encoding sulfurtransferase, with amino-acid sequence MKHIVEVDWLHKHNSNVRIIDCRFHLEDPTAGLNSYLQGHIPGALYFDLDKDLSGPIEKHGGRHPLPNIEEFCEKLHAAGIDQHTRVVAYDDQGGAFASRFCWMLLYVGLKHVQILNGGYAAWKEGHMPITTDIPTVTRSFFTPRIQHDMLVAMEEVKVHSQRNDAIIIDSRENSRYAGIEEPIDQLAGHIPSAINYFWKDSLHSNGMWKMSDEQISRFSQLDKDENIIVYCGSGVTACPNYLSLKEAGYNNIKLYVGSWSDWISYDDNEFVKN; translated from the coding sequence ATGAAACATATTGTTGAAGTCGATTGGTTACACAAACATAATTCCAATGTTCGAATCATTGATTGTAGATTTCACTTAGAAGACCCTACGGCAGGGTTAAATAGTTATTTACAAGGGCATATCCCAGGCGCATTGTATTTTGATTTAGATAAGGACCTATCAGGCCCTATTGAAAAGCACGGAGGCCGTCATCCACTGCCAAACATTGAAGAATTCTGTGAAAAATTACATGCAGCAGGAATTGATCAACATACAAGGGTAGTAGCTTATGACGATCAAGGAGGAGCCTTTGCATCACGTTTTTGCTGGATGCTTTTATATGTTGGATTAAAGCATGTACAAATTTTGAATGGTGGATATGCCGCATGGAAAGAAGGGCACATGCCAATAACAACGGATATACCAACAGTAACAAGGAGTTTTTTTACTCCACGTATTCAGCATGATATGTTGGTAGCTATGGAAGAAGTAAAAGTACATAGCCAACGCAATGACGCTATTATTATTGATTCGAGAGAAAATAGTAGATATGCAGGAATTGAAGAACCTATTGATCAGCTTGCTGGACATATTCCATCAGCTATTAATTATTTTTGGAAGGATAGTCTACATTCCAATGGCATGTGGAAAATGAGTGATGAGCAGATAAGCAGGTTCTCACAACTCGACAAGGATGAAAATATAATCGTCTATTGTGGGTCTGGCGTTACTGCATGCCCAAATTATTTGTCTTTAAAGGAAGCTGGCTATAATAATATTAAACTCTATGTGGGTAGCTGGAGTGATTGGATATCGTATGATGACAATGAATTTGTAAAAAATTAA
- a CDS encoding HD-GYP domain-containing protein, which yields MRSFVQKENRLTPLTVQEIDEMLSNLRNTQSHATKLRTDSIYDKKITVVSREIDEVVDQVKDIFTEVRNSHKIPLYEIKRDIIPTIQQAAEIPNLFYLFNELHKKDDYTYRHNIGVGVIATLIGKWLNINEQELHRLTLAATLHDIGKTKIPLDILQKPNKLTEDEYEEIKNHCIYGYDMLNNTKGIDEQISLVALQHHERENGEGYPYGITGNKIDYFSKIVAVADVFHAMSSNRIYRVASPFYKVIKEMNDHIFGKFDPNILFVFLFHMMDTTVGQGCYLTDGRQAKIILINRFDPVNPLVQVQNEMIDLSKEKDLFVKTIIT from the coding sequence ATGAGATCATTTGTACAAAAAGAGAATAGGCTGACACCACTAACAGTTCAAGAAATAGATGAGATGCTCAGCAATTTAAGAAATACACAATCACATGCTACTAAACTTCGCACTGACTCGATATATGACAAAAAAATCACAGTTGTTTCCCGTGAAATTGATGAAGTGGTAGACCAAGTAAAGGATATTTTTACAGAGGTAAGAAATTCACATAAAATTCCTCTTTATGAAATTAAAAGAGACATCATTCCAACAATACAGCAGGCTGCAGAAATTCCTAATCTTTTCTATCTGTTTAATGAATTGCATAAAAAGGATGACTATACATATCGACACAATATCGGTGTTGGAGTGATTGCAACATTGATCGGCAAGTGGCTGAATATAAATGAACAGGAGTTACATCGTCTTACACTTGCAGCAACGTTACATGATATTGGCAAAACGAAAATTCCATTAGACATACTCCAAAAGCCTAATAAACTTACCGAAGATGAATATGAAGAGATAAAAAATCATTGCATATACGGCTATGACATGTTAAATAATACTAAAGGTATTGATGAGCAAATTAGTTTAGTTGCTCTTCAGCACCATGAACGTGAAAATGGTGAAGGTTATCCTTATGGAATAACAGGAAATAAAATAGATTATTTTTCCAAAATTGTTGCTGTTGCTGATGTTTTCCATGCGATGTCATCCAATCGTATATATCGTGTTGCATCCCCGTTCTATAAAGTGATTAAGGAAATGAATGATCATATTTTCGGTAAGTTTGATCCAAATATCTTATTTGTTTTTCTATTTCACATGATGGATACAACAGTCGGACAGGGATGTTATTTAACAGATGGTCGACAGGCAAAAATAATTTTGATAAATCGCTTTGATCCAGTAAATCCACTAGTGCAAGTGCAAAATGAAATGATCGATTTAAGTAAAGAAAAAGATTTATTCGTAAAAACAATTATAACTTAA
- a CDS encoding ribonuclease H family protein, whose product MKVKIEWTYKTINKQVITLTSEEISVEAALSISEDFERTGRTNELLFYDEKDTKWTKKELIRLSKELETEPSDIIVYFDGGYDNNNKQAGLGAVIYYSQNNKKYRLRSNALFSEIETNNEAEYAALWYLLGQVEELGIHHISVTFRGDSHVVLNQLSGDWPCFDEVYNTWLDKIEDKIRQLGIRPHYEPISRKQNGEADQLASQALEGIVIHSNVEI is encoded by the coding sequence ATGAAAGTTAAAATAGAATGGACGTATAAAACAATCAATAAGCAAGTTATAACATTAACATCTGAAGAAATTAGTGTGGAAGCTGCTCTTTCAATCAGTGAAGACTTCGAACGTACTGGACGAACAAACGAGTTATTATTTTATGATGAAAAAGATACAAAATGGACGAAAAAGGAGTTAATTAGGCTTTCTAAAGAACTAGAAACTGAACCAAGCGATATAATTGTATATTTTGATGGTGGTTATGATAACAATAACAAACAAGCAGGGCTTGGTGCAGTTATTTATTATAGTCAAAACAATAAAAAATATCGTTTAAGATCCAATGCGTTATTTTCAGAAATTGAAACAAATAATGAAGCTGAATATGCAGCGCTGTGGTATTTACTGGGGCAGGTAGAAGAGTTAGGTATTCACCACATCTCTGTTACATTTCGTGGAGATTCACATGTAGTACTTAATCAGCTTTCAGGTGATTGGCCATGCTTTGATGAGGTATATAATACATGGTTAGATAAAATAGAGGACAAGATACGCCAATTAGGTATTCGTCCTCATTACGAACCAATTTCAAGAAAGCAAAATGGTGAGGCTGATCAGCTTGCTAGCCAAGCGTTGGAAGGGATAGTCATTCACAGTAATGTAGAAATTTAA
- a CDS encoding DMT family transporter gives MRKSVVADGALLLIAFVWGTTFVLVQNAISFLHPFSFNGIRFFIAGIFLLCWLIIFNKQQLKQLNAPMFMSGVILGIWLFLGYAFQTFGLLYTTSSKAGFITGLSVVLVPIFAVFLLKNSMTRNGIAGAILATIGLYMLTMGDEVSINRGDILVLFCAISFAMHIILTGKYTKRFPSLILTVTQILTVAFLSLLLAFLFEDWNNQLQINILLQKEVFIALVITSIFATALAFLGQTFFQKSTTPTRVALIFATEPVFASLAGFLWANEQLSRIAIIGCICIFSGMVLSELPERKNKEVKCSTGVE, from the coding sequence TTGAGAAAGTCCGTAGTTGCAGATGGTGCTCTATTGCTTATAGCTTTCGTATGGGGTACCACTTTTGTTCTCGTGCAAAATGCTATTTCTTTTTTACATCCATTTTCCTTCAATGGTATTCGTTTTTTTATAGCAGGAATATTTTTATTGTGCTGGCTTATTATCTTTAATAAACAACAATTAAAACAGCTAAATGCACCTATGTTCATGTCTGGAGTAATATTAGGTATTTGGCTATTTCTTGGTTACGCATTTCAAACATTTGGTTTATTGTACACAACTTCATCTAAGGCTGGATTCATTACTGGCCTAAGTGTTGTACTTGTTCCTATATTCGCGGTTTTTTTATTAAAAAATAGCATGACACGTAATGGAATAGCTGGTGCTATACTAGCTACCATAGGTCTTTATATGCTAACGATGGGTGACGAAGTGTCAATTAATCGGGGTGATATTCTTGTACTGTTTTGTGCTATATCATTTGCGATGCACATTATATTAACAGGTAAATACACGAAGCGCTTCCCGAGTTTAATTCTAACTGTCACACAAATCTTAACGGTGGCTTTTTTATCATTATTACTAGCGTTTCTTTTTGAAGATTGGAATAATCAATTACAAATAAACATTTTACTTCAGAAGGAAGTATTTATTGCTTTAGTAATTACTTCAATCTTTGCAACAGCATTAGCTTTTTTAGGACAAACTTTTTTCCAAAAATCCACTACTCCAACTCGAGTTGCGTTAATTTTTGCAACTGAACCAGTATTTGCATCCTTAGCTGGATTTCTTTGGGCAAATGAGCAATTAAGCCGCATTGCAATTATTGGCTGTATTTGTATTTTTAGTGGCATGGTGCTATCAGAATTACCTGAAAGGAAAAATAAAGAAGTGAAATGTAGTACAGGAGTCGAGTAA
- the cspD gene encoding cold-shock protein CspD produces MQNGKVKWFNNEKGYGFIEVEGGDDVFVHFTAIQGDGYKSLEEGQEVSFEIVDGNRGAQAANVEKL; encoded by the coding sequence ATGCAAAACGGGAAAGTAAAATGGTTTAATAATGAAAAAGGTTATGGGTTTATTGAAGTTGAAGGTGGCGATGATGTATTCGTTCACTTCACAGCTATTCAAGGTGATGGATATAAATCATTGGAGGAAGGTCAAGAAGTTTCCTTTGAAATTGTTGATGGAAACCGAGGGGCTCAAGCAGCCAATGTTGAAAAACTATAA
- a CDS encoding DUF6123 family protein: MIKHKSFTVDEYIQYLTNKGFHFREDALGFITFGQQYTKSTDELVNSAIEITLKVQKEFDGSFFVSLLESFQENNIKTREEAVRFAYIKNLM; encoded by the coding sequence ATGATAAAACATAAGTCGTTTACAGTTGATGAATACATTCAATACTTAACTAATAAAGGCTTTCATTTCCGAGAAGATGCGCTAGGATTTATTACATTCGGACAGCAATACACAAAATCAACAGATGAACTAGTTAATTCAGCGATAGAAATAACATTGAAGGTACAAAAAGAGTTTGATGGAAGTTTTTTTGTCTCTTTACTAGAATCTTTCCAAGAGAATAACATTAAAACTCGAGAAGAAGCCGTACGATTTGCCTACATAAAAAACCTTATGTAA
- a CDS encoding DNA topoisomerase III, whose protein sequence is MKVVIAEKPDQATKLAAPFSFTKNDGYLMVKPNTTFPNGAVITWAIGHLCELKSPEEYHSTWKKWDKLTLPMVPNRFEYKVTKSKLKQFNIIKNILKRAEVQEIIIAGDAGREGELIIRTIIKQCGVSIPMKRLWISSLTQASVMKGFSSLLTEEDTRHIYFEALSRACADWLIGINSSRIYTILLKERGIQDVFSIGRVQTPTLALIVKREHEIANFKPEDFWEVEAQFNFLGQSIKAKWHKKNETKIYNENQAIAVAEFCKDKNSIISDVKKERKEYQPPFLFNLSALQATANKTLKLSPQKTLDILQKLYLKGNISYPRSDSQYLTTEEAAVLPTVLSRLKGIERYENLLPPPNGSIINNKRYVNEKKVTDHHAIIPTEQIPDHTKLSSEEAKIYDLIVRQVISAFYNNAIFNYTTIHILVDNRATFIAKGKEQIEEGWKKVINHPHNQSDGGDQILPIIEKNTKGTVAKVNVKKGQTKPPKRYTEGNLITLMKTAGKHLDDTELENVLAKTEGLGTEATRAGIINLLKNRNYIDINKNQTIATAKGMLLIEALGDSILASPSMTAKWEQRLSEIGEGSASPRKFIEQVKKLSQNIVEDAQQHSHSWSFTNIPIETVGSKQKKSKFNKKKISFGKCKMCNGSILDFGNFYGCTNYKKSNCKFTISKKILGKTVSQTNIKKLLKTGETNVIKNFKKDGKTFDAIVLWSDRDKRIVFKYMK, encoded by the coding sequence ATGAAAGTAGTTATAGCCGAAAAACCAGACCAAGCCACTAAATTAGCTGCTCCTTTTTCCTTTACTAAAAATGATGGTTATTTAATGGTGAAACCAAATACTACATTCCCAAATGGAGCTGTTATCACATGGGCGATTGGACATCTTTGTGAATTAAAATCACCTGAGGAGTACCATTCAACATGGAAAAAATGGGATAAACTTACACTGCCAATGGTACCTAATAGATTTGAATATAAAGTAACTAAATCTAAATTAAAACAGTTTAATATTATTAAAAATATATTGAAACGTGCTGAAGTTCAAGAAATCATTATCGCTGGAGATGCTGGACGAGAAGGTGAATTAATTATACGTACAATCATCAAACAATGCGGAGTAAGTATACCAATGAAACGGCTTTGGATTTCTTCACTAACTCAGGCTTCAGTCATGAAAGGTTTCTCCTCTTTACTTACAGAAGAAGATACGAGACATATTTATTTTGAAGCTTTAAGTCGCGCCTGCGCAGATTGGCTGATTGGTATAAATTCCTCAAGAATTTATACGATTCTACTAAAAGAAAGAGGGATCCAAGATGTTTTTTCTATCGGGAGAGTTCAAACACCTACCCTCGCTTTAATAGTCAAAAGAGAGCATGAAATAGCTAATTTTAAACCAGAAGATTTTTGGGAGGTCGAAGCTCAGTTTAATTTTTTGGGACAGTCAATTAAAGCTAAGTGGCATAAAAAAAACGAAACTAAGATTTATAATGAAAACCAAGCGATCGCTGTAGCTGAATTTTGTAAAGATAAAAATAGTATCATTTCAGATGTCAAAAAAGAAAGAAAAGAGTATCAGCCTCCATTTCTATTCAATCTGTCTGCACTTCAAGCAACAGCAAATAAAACACTTAAACTTTCACCACAGAAAACATTAGATATATTACAAAAACTATACCTGAAAGGAAATATATCGTATCCTCGATCAGATTCACAGTACCTCACAACAGAAGAAGCTGCAGTTCTACCAACTGTACTATCTCGCTTAAAAGGTATAGAGAGATATGAAAATTTATTACCCCCACCAAATGGGTCGATAATTAATAATAAAAGATATGTAAATGAAAAGAAAGTAACTGATCATCATGCTATCATTCCTACCGAACAGATACCTGATCATACAAAGTTAAGTTCAGAAGAGGCTAAAATTTACGATTTAATCGTAAGACAAGTAATAAGTGCCTTTTATAACAATGCTATTTTTAATTATACTACTATACATATATTAGTAGACAATCGTGCTACTTTCATCGCAAAAGGTAAAGAACAAATTGAAGAAGGTTGGAAAAAAGTTATAAACCATCCACATAACCAGTCGGATGGTGGAGATCAAATCCTCCCGATCATAGAAAAGAACACAAAAGGCACCGTTGCAAAAGTAAATGTAAAAAAAGGACAAACAAAGCCACCAAAAAGATATACTGAAGGTAACTTGATTACCCTAATGAAAACAGCAGGGAAACATTTAGATGATACTGAGTTAGAGAATGTATTAGCTAAAACCGAAGGGCTAGGTACCGAGGCAACACGAGCGGGAATTATAAACCTATTAAAGAATCGTAATTATATAGACATTAACAAAAACCAAACGATAGCTACCGCAAAGGGCATGCTACTAATAGAAGCTTTAGGAGATAGTATATTGGCCTCCCCAAGCATGACAGCAAAATGGGAGCAAAGACTTTCAGAAATAGGTGAGGGTTCTGCTTCACCCCGAAAATTTATTGAACAAGTGAAAAAATTATCACAGAATATAGTAGAAGATGCTCAGCAGCACAGTCACAGTTGGTCATTTACAAACATTCCTATTGAGACGGTCGGATCGAAGCAGAAAAAAAGTAAATTTAATAAGAAAAAAATATCTTTCGGTAAATGTAAAATGTGCAATGGTAGCATTCTAGACTTCGGAAATTTCTACGGTTGTACAAACTATAAAAAATCTAACTGTAAATTTACAATTTCTAAGAAAATCTTAGGCAAAACGGTATCTCAAACAAACATAAAAAAGCTATTAAAAACTGGTGAAACTAACGTTATAAAAAACTTCAAAAAAGATGGTAAAACGTTTGATGCTATAGTTTTATGGAGTGATCGCGACAAGAGGATCGTCTTTAAATATATGAAATAG